One Buchnera aphidicola (Aphis glycines) genomic window, TAGATAATTTTTTTTGAAAATTGATTTTTTATAATTCTTGCGTTTATATTTATTAAATAAATATGTATAAAAATAGTTTAAATAATGAACATATATATCCAGCATTCTCATATTTTTGTTGTTATTTAAAATAATATCATCTGCAATCAAAATTCTTTTCTTTCTATCAGTTTGTTGGTAAATTATTTTTTGCGCTTGATATAAACTAATTTCATCTCTTATCATTATACGTTTTATTTGAGTTTTTACAGGTGTATCAACTACAAGAATTCGATCTGCTATTTTATCGAGTTTTTTTTCAATTAGCAATGGTACAACCCATAAACACCAAATTGAATTTGATGATCGTATTTGTTTTTTACTTTCTTTATAAATTTCTGGAATTAACATATTTTCTAACCATAATTTATTTTGTTTATCATTGAAAATATATTTTCTAAGTAATTTTCGATTTATTGATTGATTTGAATTTAATATGTTATTTCCAAATTTTTTTTTAATAGAGTGAAATATTTTTATGTTTTTTTCTATTATTTTTTTTCCGATAATGTCGGTATCAATAATGTTTATACCTATTTTTTTAAAACTATTAGAAATAGTAGTTTTTCCGCTACCAATACCTCCAGTAAGTGCTACAATATAAGTCATAATTATTTTTTATTTAAATGTTCTTGAGCATATGAAATATTCGTTATTTTAATTAAAATATATAATATTTCAATCATAATATTCAATATTTTAAAAATATTATTTTATATGTTTTATGTATGGATTGTAGGAAACTAATTAAATGCGCATAGAAGAAGACATTAAACTAGGTTTTAAAGATGTTTTAATTAGACCTAAGCGGTCTATTTTAAAAAGTCGTTCTGAAGTTAATCTTATCCGATCTTTTACTTTTAAGTATTCGTGTCATCAATGGTCTGGTATTCCAATCATTGCTGCAAATATGGATACAATTGGAACATTTGAAATGGCTTTGTCTTTATCAAGTTTTAATATTTTAACTGCGATACATAAATATTATTCTTTTGATGAATGGAAAGTGTTTATTAACAAATCGACAGAGAAAACATTGGAACATGTTATTGTATCAATCGGAACATCTGATTTAGATTTTTTAAAAATTCAAAAAATTTTATCATTATCTTCTAAATTAAAATATATTTGTATTGATGTTGCTAATGGTTATTCCGAATGTTTTGTTTCTTTTTTAAAAAAAGTAAGAGATTCATATCCTAATGCAATTATTTGCGCTGGAAATGTGGTTACTGGCGAAATGGTTGAAGAATTAATTTTATCTGGAGCTGATATAGTTAAAGTTG contains:
- a CDS encoding GMP reductase encodes the protein MRIEEDIKLGFKDVLIRPKRSILKSRSEVNLIRSFTFKYSCHQWSGIPIIAANMDTIGTFEMALSLSSFNILTAIHKYYSFDEWKVFINKSTEKTLEHVIVSIGTSDLDFLKIQKILSLSSKLKYICIDVANGYSECFVSFLKKVRDSYPNAIICAGNVVTGEMVEELILSGADIVKVGIGPGSVCTTRVKTGVGYPQLSAIIECADAAHGLNGQIISDGGCIVSGDIAKAFGGGSDFVMLGGMLSGHYECSGKIIKEHSKKFMLFYGMSSSSAMQRYSGQIKGYRASEGKIVKIPFRGNVDITMQDILGGLRSACTYVGAQKLKELTKRTTFIRVNEQENRVFNDFTY
- the coaE gene encoding dephospho-CoA kinase (Dephospho-CoA kinase (CoaE) performs the final step in coenzyme A biosynthesis.), translated to MTYIVALTGGIGSGKTTISNSFKKIGINIIDTDIIGKKIIEKNIKIFHSIKKKFGNNILNSNQSINRKLLRKYIFNDKQNKLWLENMLIPEIYKESKKQIRSSNSIWCLWVVPLLIEKKLDKIADRILVVDTPVKTQIKRIMIRDEISLYQAQKIIYQQTDRKKRILIADDIILNNNKNMRMLDIYVHYLNYFYTYLFNKYKRKNYKKSIFKKNYLTKLY